One segment of Bradyrhizobium sp. CB2312 DNA contains the following:
- a CDS encoding LLM class flavin-dependent oxidoreductase has translation MNRQMVLVGFLQAQNCTNLPSSWRHPDSRDDSMSADYYQEIARILEAGKFHMAFFDDRLAMPDRYGNDHAHTVEYGIRCVKMDPLIVLTTMGMVTDKLGLGATCSTTYYEPFDVARRFATLDLMSGGRAGWNVVTSLNDGEALNMGRDSHPEHDSRYDKADEFMEVVLGHWDTWEDGAIIMDKKTGRFADPGKVKRLDHNGPAFKSRGPFTVPRSQQGHPVIIQAGASGRGQRFAGRWGEVIFTAARNLAAAKEGYASVRNEAAKAGRDPDQMFLCNLTTPVCAATKAEAEDKMALINKLPLQIDALSLLAEALNYDFASKDLDEPLTTEDLKSMQGILGIRDGVLKTSGKSNPSARDFVTFSGRGQVHDAMVGGPTEIADRLEEMFVERGCDGFVIAATYVPGSYADFVQHIVPELQRRGLFQKEYRGKTLRENLGLQRPAAGAWKVQPRDAAE, from the coding sequence ATGAATCGGCAGATGGTCCTGGTCGGCTTCCTTCAGGCGCAGAACTGCACGAACCTGCCGAGCTCCTGGCGCCACCCGGACTCCCGCGACGATTCAATGTCGGCGGATTATTACCAGGAGATCGCCAGGATTCTCGAAGCGGGCAAGTTCCACATGGCCTTCTTCGACGATCGCCTCGCGATGCCGGACCGCTACGGCAACGACCACGCGCACACCGTCGAATACGGCATCCGCTGCGTGAAGATGGATCCGCTGATCGTGCTGACCACGATGGGCATGGTCACCGACAAGCTTGGCCTGGGCGCGACCTGTTCGACCACCTATTACGAGCCGTTCGACGTCGCGCGCCGCTTTGCCACGCTCGACCTGATGTCCGGCGGGCGCGCCGGCTGGAACGTCGTGACCTCGCTCAACGACGGCGAGGCCCTCAACATGGGGCGCGATTCCCATCCCGAACACGATTCCCGCTACGACAAGGCCGACGAGTTCATGGAGGTCGTGCTCGGCCATTGGGACACCTGGGAAGACGGCGCAATCATCATGGACAAGAAGACCGGCCGCTTTGCCGATCCAGGCAAGGTGAAGCGGCTCGATCACAACGGGCCGGCCTTCAAGTCGCGCGGCCCGTTCACGGTGCCGCGCTCGCAGCAGGGCCACCCCGTCATCATCCAGGCCGGAGCGTCCGGCCGGGGCCAGCGCTTTGCGGGGCGATGGGGCGAGGTGATCTTCACCGCCGCGCGCAATCTTGCCGCCGCGAAGGAAGGCTATGCGTCCGTGCGCAACGAGGCCGCGAAGGCGGGACGCGATCCCGACCAGATGTTCCTGTGCAATCTGACCACGCCGGTCTGCGCCGCGACCAAGGCCGAGGCCGAGGACAAGATGGCGCTGATCAACAAGCTGCCGCTCCAGATCGACGCGCTGTCGCTGCTCGCCGAAGCGCTCAACTACGATTTCGCCTCCAAAGATCTCGACGAGCCGCTGACGACGGAGGACTTGAAGAGCATGCAGGGCATTCTCGGCATCCGCGACGGCGTGCTGAAGACTTCCGGCAAGAGCAATCCGAGCGCGCGCGACTTCGTCACCTTCTCCGGCCGCGGCCAGGTGCACGACGCCATGGTCGGCGGCCCCACGGAGATCGCCGACAGACTGGAGGAGATGTTCGTCGAGCGCGGCTGCGACGGTTTCGTCATTGCCGCAACCTATGTGCCCGGCTCCTATGCCGATTTCGTGCAGCATATCGTGCCGGAATTGCAGCGGCGCGGCCTGTTCCAGAAGGAGTATCGCGGCAAGACACTGCGGGAGAATCTCGGACTGCAAAGGCCAGCCGCCGGCGCCTGGAAGGTGCAGCCGCGCGACGCCGCGGAATAA
- a CDS encoding Ldh family oxidoreductase yields the protein MPIVRADRLTRISAALLRAAGASEEEADAVATGCVNANLAGHDSHGVIAVPTYIDRIKAGHIVPGAPWTIVQESPTTTVIDGHWGFGFHVNAKAMALTIEKAKTANVAACTVFRQSHVGRLAAYPLMAMREGMIGIATADSGRSPKHVAPFGGKEARLGTNPISIAVPSDLTAPFYLDMATSAVAAGKIQLAVARGEEIPTGWIIDAEGRHTTDPTQYRKGGALLPLGGTEGYKGSGLAAMVEVLCGLLTGLGFGVEPTGRHNDGCFMAVFNVAAFRPLKEFKREVAEFAHYLKSTPPSEGSKGVYYPGEIEGIREQQRLRDGIDVEDATWEKMRALAREYRLDTVLDLA from the coding sequence ATGCCGATCGTCAGGGCCGACCGCCTCACGCGCATCAGCGCCGCCCTGCTCCGGGCCGCCGGAGCGTCCGAAGAAGAGGCCGACGCGGTCGCCACCGGCTGCGTCAACGCCAATCTCGCCGGCCACGATTCCCACGGCGTGATTGCCGTTCCCACCTATATCGACCGCATCAAGGCCGGCCACATCGTGCCCGGCGCACCATGGACCATCGTCCAGGAATCGCCGACCACGACCGTGATCGACGGCCATTGGGGTTTTGGTTTCCACGTCAACGCCAAGGCGATGGCGCTGACGATCGAGAAGGCGAAGACGGCGAACGTCGCCGCCTGCACCGTGTTCCGCCAGAGCCATGTCGGCCGCCTCGCCGCCTATCCCTTGATGGCGATGCGCGAGGGCATGATCGGGATCGCGACGGCGGATTCCGGCCGCTCGCCGAAGCACGTGGCGCCATTCGGCGGCAAGGAGGCGCGGCTCGGCACCAACCCGATCTCGATCGCGGTGCCGTCCGATCTCACGGCGCCGTTCTACCTGGACATGGCGACCTCTGCGGTCGCAGCCGGCAAGATCCAGCTCGCGGTCGCGCGCGGCGAAGAAATCCCCACCGGTTGGATCATCGATGCGGAGGGACGGCACACCACCGATCCGACGCAATACCGCAAGGGCGGCGCGCTGCTGCCGCTCGGCGGCACCGAGGGTTACAAGGGCAGCGGCCTTGCCGCCATGGTCGAGGTGCTGTGCGGCCTGCTCACCGGTCTCGGCTTCGGCGTCGAGCCGACGGGACGGCACAATGACGGATGCTTCATGGCGGTGTTCAACGTCGCCGCGTTCCGCCCGCTCAAGGAGTTCAAGCGCGAGGTCGCGGAGTTCGCGCATTACCTGAAATCGACGCCGCCCTCGGAGGGCAGCAAGGGCGTCTACTATCCCGGCGAGATCGAGGGCATCCGCGAGCAGCAGCGCCTGCGTGACGGCATCGATGTTGAGGATGCCACCTGGGAGAAGATGCGCGCACTGGCGCGCGAGTACCGGCTCGACACGGTGCTCGATCTGGCCTGA
- a CDS encoding LysR family transcriptional regulator: MKQNFTVRQGALDGVEAFLSVAQHRSFRRAAAELGVTPSAISQAVRALETRVGAALFIRTTRSVGLTEAGERFFARARPAFEELVAASGAARELGQRPAGLLRLTVPRAVVPILLEPLVASFCQAYPEIEVELAASEELVDLAAEGFDAGIRMGQFIAPDMVAVRLTKPLPLVIVGSPAYLARRGRPERPDDLRGHACMRLRRSNGALASWSLDDKGRSIEIVVSGPFIANDFPTMLGAAIEGVGLAQMPAPLAASAVAAGKLIPVLEQFAPMTPGVFLYYPGHRQIMPKLRAFIDHVKGRSGTTA, from the coding sequence ATGAAGCAAAACTTCACAGTCAGGCAGGGCGCGCTCGACGGCGTGGAGGCGTTCCTGAGTGTCGCCCAGCATCGCAGCTTCCGCCGGGCGGCCGCTGAGCTCGGAGTCACGCCGTCGGCCATCAGCCAGGCGGTGCGTGCGCTCGAGACGCGGGTCGGCGCCGCGCTCTTCATCCGCACGACCAGAAGTGTCGGCCTAACCGAAGCCGGCGAGAGATTCTTTGCGCGCGCACGGCCCGCCTTCGAGGAACTCGTCGCGGCAAGCGGTGCGGCGCGAGAACTTGGCCAGCGGCCGGCCGGGCTGCTGCGTCTCACCGTGCCGCGCGCGGTGGTGCCGATCCTGCTGGAGCCGCTGGTGGCCTCGTTCTGTCAGGCATATCCCGAGATCGAGGTGGAGCTAGCCGCGAGCGAAGAGCTGGTCGACCTCGCCGCCGAAGGGTTTGACGCCGGCATCAGGATGGGCCAGTTCATCGCCCCCGACATGGTCGCGGTGCGCCTGACCAAGCCGCTGCCTCTCGTCATCGTCGGCAGTCCGGCCTACCTCGCTCGCCGCGGTCGTCCCGAGCGCCCCGACGATTTGCGTGGACACGCCTGCATGAGGTTGCGCCGATCGAACGGTGCGCTCGCTTCCTGGTCGCTCGACGACAAAGGTCGTTCGATCGAGATCGTCGTTTCGGGACCTTTCATCGCCAATGATTTTCCCACCATGCTCGGAGCCGCCATCGAAGGCGTGGGTCTTGCGCAGATGCCCGCGCCATTGGCCGCGAGCGCCGTGGCGGCGGGGAAGCTCATCCCTGTGCTGGAGCAATTCGCGCCGATGACGCCGGGTGTGTTCCTGTACTATCCCGGTCACCGACAGATCATGCCGAAGCTGCGAGCCTTTATCGATCATGTGAAGGGTCGCTCGGGGACGACGGCCTGA
- a CDS encoding GAF domain-containing protein, with protein MSTTLARTFAALSAINEAILYAKSPDELYQKVCDAGFSSGDFLAVAVFLVDADGQRLRFAAGCGDDIRRLRALLITTEADTPEGSGVGGEAFRDQKLCISNDYLNDPRSLAWRAGAASANIGAAAALPLLCDGKSVGVLYVTRSEANSLNEQMVSLFERMSANISYVLENFAREAARRSGERAMRRLNRMFGAISATNEAILRAKTDLELYQLVCDAAVHSGKSLATIVLLREPDSHWMVPVASTGENLQLVTQARYSIDPDNPYGKGLSGEVFRTQKAIVEDDLASRTKGSPWEQANVNTGVAACVVAPLIRHGESVGVLLFFISRSWAKDEEIVALLLRMAENVSFAIENFGREAEKARIAAEEERLARMYAALSATNEAILRARSRPELFELVCEATAKGAKFTSVSIALVDHRAELLRVVASYGPNAAQVRNFRFSISDQVPEGRGLTGTAFRTRQPAISNDVFADDRIAPWQAIARRSGIASSAALPLFNGERVEGVFLFNSPDRDTFTEELVELLRKLQANVAFALENFDRADEKAKAEMQRNRLRGMLEALSATNEAIMRVKTRAELFEVVCEAAVLGGTFSSATIAMVDATGHYLDIAMTKGESCYQVKQWRFSTSADDPEGRGLTGTCFRRRAPCVANELLTDVRTAHWHQIARIQGTKSGACFPLLSNGHQAVGVLLFLSPDEGSFTPDLVQLLGRLAENVSFALDNFERAEEKARTEAQKERLTRMFAALSATNEAIMRAKSRAELFDLVCVAASNGAKFTSTTIALARPDSDQLEIVAAAGPSADTTRNVRLSIDPERPEGRGMSGTAFRTRQPCISNDYLNDDRVRAFHAIVRGDGARSGAAFPLTAHDQAVGVMIYMSTEPAAFTAEFVELLQRLADNVSFAMENFDRADEKSQADERIEYLASHDSLTDLPNRETFNGLLRQAIDEAQRRDHRFAVLFIDLDRFKVINDSLGHEAGDLLLLEVANRLRGALRASDVVARLGGDEFVVILDQCGEIDDVQRIATGLLTALAEPMQLAGHECHTTASIGIAMYQANGSDAQTLTKNADMAMYLAKEDGKNGYRFFSKEVKTQSIERLSLESALRRALEREQFSLNYQPKVDMETGQITGVEALLRWTHPELGSVSPAQFIPLAEETGLIVPIGRWVLNEACAQAMAWQRRGLLPLSMAVNLSPRQFADEHLLQDVDEALAASGMSPVLLQLEVTESMMMRNVGRALKVLDAIQSRGIRLAIDDFGTGYSSMSLMKHFPIDTIKIDRSFVRDLPQDSEDQAIAQAIISMGKALGMTVVAEGVENAEQEAFLRTHGCDEMQGYLISKPLPAKQMAELLRPMMLPVAPPLQPEPASGDAAASGLKRAVI; from the coding sequence GTGTCGACGACACTCGCGCGCACCTTTGCGGCGTTGAGCGCCATCAATGAAGCGATCCTCTACGCGAAATCGCCGGACGAGCTGTACCAGAAGGTCTGCGACGCCGGGTTTTCGAGCGGGGATTTTTTGGCCGTCGCCGTGTTCCTGGTGGATGCGGATGGTCAGCGGCTTCGTTTCGCCGCCGGTTGCGGCGACGACATTCGGCGGCTGCGTGCGCTCCTGATCACCACGGAAGCCGACACGCCCGAAGGGTCGGGCGTCGGCGGCGAGGCGTTTCGCGATCAGAAGCTATGCATCAGCAACGACTATCTGAACGATCCGCGGTCACTGGCGTGGCGCGCGGGCGCGGCCAGCGCCAATATCGGCGCGGCCGCGGCGTTGCCGCTGCTCTGCGACGGCAAGAGCGTCGGCGTGCTCTATGTGACTCGGAGCGAGGCCAACTCGCTCAACGAGCAGATGGTATCGCTGTTCGAGCGCATGTCGGCCAACATTTCCTATGTGCTGGAAAATTTTGCACGTGAGGCCGCGCGGCGGTCCGGCGAGCGCGCGATGCGGCGCCTCAACCGCATGTTCGGCGCGATCAGCGCGACCAATGAAGCCATCCTGCGCGCCAAGACCGATCTCGAGCTCTATCAGCTCGTCTGCGATGCCGCCGTGCACAGCGGCAAGTCGCTGGCGACGATCGTGTTGCTGCGCGAGCCGGATTCGCACTGGATGGTCCCGGTCGCCTCCACCGGAGAGAACCTCCAACTGGTCACCCAGGCGCGCTATTCGATCGACCCCGACAATCCCTACGGCAAGGGTCTCTCCGGCGAGGTATTCCGCACGCAGAAAGCCATCGTCGAGGACGATCTTGCCAGTCGCACCAAGGGCTCGCCCTGGGAGCAGGCCAATGTCAACACCGGCGTCGCGGCCTGCGTCGTCGCGCCGCTGATCAGGCACGGCGAGAGCGTCGGCGTGCTGCTGTTCTTCATCAGCCGTTCCTGGGCCAAGGACGAGGAGATCGTCGCGCTGCTGCTGCGCATGGCCGAGAACGTCTCGTTCGCGATCGAGAATTTCGGCCGCGAGGCCGAGAAGGCAAGGATCGCCGCCGAAGAGGAACGCCTGGCGCGCATGTATGCGGCGCTCAGCGCCACCAACGAAGCGATCCTGCGCGCGCGCTCGCGCCCGGAGCTGTTCGAGCTCGTCTGCGAAGCGACCGCCAAGGGCGCCAAGTTCACCTCGGTCAGCATCGCGCTGGTCGACCATCGCGCCGAGCTGTTGCGTGTCGTCGCCAGCTACGGCCCGAATGCCGCGCAGGTCCGTAACTTCAGGTTCTCCATCTCCGACCAGGTGCCGGAGGGGCGCGGGCTGACCGGCACCGCGTTCCGCACACGCCAGCCTGCCATCAGCAACGACGTGTTCGCGGACGACCGCATCGCGCCGTGGCAGGCCATTGCCCGCCGGAGTGGCATCGCGTCCTCCGCGGCGCTGCCGCTGTTCAACGGCGAACGGGTCGAAGGCGTGTTCCTGTTCAACTCTCCGGACCGCGACACCTTCACGGAGGAACTGGTCGAGCTGCTGCGCAAGCTCCAGGCCAATGTCGCCTTCGCGCTGGAGAATTTCGATCGCGCCGACGAGAAGGCCAAGGCCGAAATGCAGCGCAATCGTCTGCGCGGCATGCTCGAGGCGCTGAGCGCGACCAACGAAGCCATCATGCGGGTCAAGACCCGCGCCGAATTGTTCGAAGTCGTGTGCGAAGCGGCGGTGCTTGGCGGCACCTTCTCCTCCGCGACCATCGCCATGGTGGACGCGACCGGACACTATCTCGACATTGCGATGACCAAGGGCGAGAGCTGCTATCAGGTCAAGCAATGGCGGTTCTCGACGTCGGCCGACGACCCCGAGGGCCGCGGGCTGACCGGCACCTGCTTCCGCAGGCGTGCGCCTTGCGTCGCCAACGAACTCCTCACCGACGTCCGCACCGCGCACTGGCACCAGATTGCCCGCATCCAGGGCACCAAATCGGGCGCCTGCTTTCCGCTGCTCAGCAATGGCCATCAGGCGGTCGGCGTGCTGCTGTTTCTCTCGCCGGACGAAGGCTCGTTCACGCCGGATCTGGTCCAGCTGCTGGGACGGCTCGCCGAGAACGTGTCGTTCGCGCTGGACAATTTCGAGCGCGCCGAGGAAAAGGCCCGCACCGAGGCGCAGAAGGAGCGCCTGACGCGCATGTTCGCGGCGCTGAGCGCCACCAACGAGGCGATCATGCGGGCGAAGTCGCGCGCCGAGCTGTTCGACCTCGTCTGCGTCGCCGCATCGAACGGCGCCAAGTTCACTTCGACCACGATCGCGCTGGCGAGGCCCGACAGCGACCAGCTCGAGATCGTGGCCGCGGCCGGACCGTCCGCCGACACCACGCGCAACGTCCGCCTCTCCATCGACCCCGAGCGTCCGGAAGGGCGCGGCATGAGCGGTACGGCGTTCCGCACGCGCCAGCCCTGCATCAGCAATGACTATCTCAACGACGATCGCGTTCGCGCCTTTCATGCCATCGTCCGCGGCGACGGCGCGCGGTCAGGCGCGGCGTTCCCGCTGACCGCGCACGATCAGGCCGTCGGCGTCATGATCTACATGTCGACCGAGCCGGCCGCCTTCACGGCGGAATTCGTCGAATTGTTGCAGCGTCTGGCCGACAACGTCTCCTTTGCGATGGAGAATTTCGACCGCGCCGACGAGAAGAGCCAGGCGGACGAGCGGATCGAATATCTCGCCTCGCATGACAGCCTGACCGATCTGCCGAACCGTGAGACCTTCAACGGGCTATTGCGGCAGGCGATCGATGAAGCGCAGCGCCGCGATCACCGTTTCGCGGTGCTGTTCATCGATCTCGACCGCTTCAAGGTCATCAACGATTCGCTCGGACACGAGGCCGGCGATCTGCTGCTGCTCGAAGTGGCGAACCGCTTGCGCGGCGCGCTGCGGGCCAGCGACGTCGTCGCGCGTCTCGGCGGCGACGAGTTCGTGGTGATCCTCGACCAGTGCGGCGAGATCGACGACGTCCAGCGCATCGCGACTGGACTCTTGACGGCGCTGGCCGAGCCTATGCAGCTGGCCGGGCACGAATGTCACACCACGGCGTCGATCGGCATCGCGATGTATCAGGCCAACGGCTCCGACGCGCAGACGCTGACCAAGAACGCCGACATGGCGATGTACCTCGCCAAGGAAGACGGCAAGAACGGCTACCGCTTCTTCTCCAAGGAGGTGAAGACGCAATCGATCGAGCGGCTCTCGCTGGAGAGCGCGCTGCGCCGGGCGCTGGAGCGCGAGCAGTTCTCGCTGAACTACCAGCCCAAGGTCGACATGGAGACTGGCCAGATCACGGGTGTCGAAGCCTTGCTGCGCTGGACCCATCCCGAACTCGGCAGCGTCTCGCCGGCGCAGTTCATTCCGCTTGCGGAGGAAACCGGCTTGATCGTGCCGATCGGCCGCTGGGTGCTGAACGAGGCCTGCGCGCAGGCGATGGCCTGGCAGCGCCGCGGCCTGCTGCCGCTGTCGATGGCGGTCAACCTGTCGCCGCGGCAGTTCGCCGACGAGCATCTGTTGCAGGACGTCGACGAGGCGCTGGCGGCCTCGGGCATGTCGCCGGTGCTGCTCCAGCTCGAGGTCACCGAGAGCATGATGATGCGCAACGTCGGGCGGGCGCTGAAGGTGCTCGACGCCATCCAGAGCCGCGGCATTCGCTTGGCAATCGACGATTTCGGCACCGGCTATTCGTCGATGTCGCTGATGAAGCATTTCCCGATCGACACCATCAAGATCGACCGCTCCTTCGTGCGCGACCTGCCGCAGGATTCGGAAGACCAGGCGATCGCGCAGGCGATCATCAGCATGGGCAAGGCGCTCGGCATGACCGTCGTTGCCGAAGGCGTCGAGAACGCCGAGCAGGAGGCATTCCTGCGCACCCATGGCTGCGACGAGATGCAGGGCTATCTCATCTCCAAGCCGCTGCCCGCGAAGCAGATGGCCGAGCTGCTGCGGCCGATGATGCTGCCGGTCGCGCCGCCGCTCCAGCCGGAGCCGGCCTCCGGCGACGCCGCCGCGTCAGGGCTGAAACGCGCTGTCATCTAG
- a CDS encoding WecB/TagA/CpsF family glycosyltransferase, producing the protein MLERRVNLDGRAATADVPRITVGGLRMAALDLEATADFMIEATNPDKRIGRPLFLTSANGEVLARCSTEPQTERLFRAADMINADGQPLVTASKLQSWFPLPERVSTTDLFHVVARKAEAVGRTFYMLGASEAENLAAVENVQKMYPELKIIGRSHGYLRGEALRAKVDEINALAPDYLWLALGVPNEQAFVEEFTPHLTNVGVIKTSGGLFNFLSGSRARAPVWMQKIGLEWAWRTLLEPRRLFWRYLTTNPRALYLLFSRNRPFNR; encoded by the coding sequence ATGCTTGAGCGCCGCGTCAACCTCGACGGAAGGGCAGCCACAGCCGACGTGCCGCGCATCACGGTCGGCGGCCTGCGCATGGCCGCGCTCGACCTGGAAGCGACCGCCGACTTCATGATCGAGGCCACCAATCCCGACAAGCGCATCGGTCGTCCGCTGTTCCTGACCTCGGCCAATGGCGAAGTGCTGGCGCGCTGCTCGACCGAGCCGCAGACCGAGCGCCTGTTCCGCGCCGCCGACATGATCAATGCCGACGGCCAGCCGTTGGTGACGGCCTCGAAGCTGCAATCCTGGTTTCCGCTGCCCGAGCGCGTCTCGACCACGGACCTGTTCCATGTCGTCGCCCGCAAAGCGGAAGCTGTGGGCCGCACCTTCTACATGCTCGGCGCCAGCGAGGCCGAGAACCTCGCCGCCGTCGAGAACGTCCAGAAGATGTATCCGGAGCTCAAGATCATCGGGCGCAGCCACGGCTATCTCAGAGGCGAGGCGCTACGCGCGAAGGTCGACGAGATCAACGCGCTCGCGCCGGATTATCTGTGGCTCGCGCTGGGCGTGCCCAACGAGCAGGCATTCGTCGAGGAATTCACGCCGCATCTCACCAATGTTGGCGTTATCAAGACATCCGGCGGCCTGTTCAACTTCCTGTCGGGCAGCCGCGCGCGCGCGCCGGTCTGGATGCAGAAGATCGGGCTCGAATGGGCCTGGCGGACCTTGCTCGAGCCGCGCCGCCTGTTCTGGCGCTATTTGACCACCAACCCCCGCGCACTCTATCTTCTCTTCAGCCGCAACCGGCCGTTCAATCGCTGA
- a CDS encoding fumarylacetoacetate hydrolase family protein — translation MRWLKFTASGKTSWGIVEGDQVIAIDGDPFGEWQRTSRAHPLSQVKIELPLIPRTFYCVGLNYLKHLKEAADKRGEIPAVPDRPEIGYRAQNALIAHDEDVVIPSFATEKIHYEGELVVVIGKKVKHLTKENAMDCVFGYTIGNDVSERSWQKADRSLWRSKNADTFKPMGPWIETEADLAKMETVVRVNGRETNRFATRDMIFGVAPFLVELTKYFTLWPGDVIWMGTDGASPDMKHGDVVEIDITGIGTLRNRFVREGR, via the coding sequence ATGCGCTGGCTGAAATTCACCGCCTCCGGCAAAACTTCCTGGGGAATCGTCGAAGGCGACCAGGTCATCGCAATCGACGGCGACCCGTTCGGCGAATGGCAGCGCACCTCGCGCGCGCATCCGCTATCGCAGGTCAAGATCGAGCTGCCGCTGATCCCGCGCACCTTCTATTGCGTCGGGCTGAATTACCTCAAGCACCTGAAGGAAGCCGCCGACAAGCGCGGCGAGATTCCGGCGGTGCCTGACCGGCCCGAGATCGGCTATCGCGCGCAGAACGCGCTGATCGCGCACGACGAGGACGTCGTGATCCCGTCCTTTGCGACCGAGAAGATCCATTATGAGGGCGAGCTCGTCGTCGTCATCGGCAAGAAGGTGAAGCACCTCACCAAAGAAAACGCGATGGATTGCGTGTTCGGTTACACCATCGGCAACGACGTCAGTGAGCGTTCCTGGCAAAAGGCCGACCGCAGCCTGTGGCGCTCGAAGAATGCCGACACGTTCAAGCCGATGGGCCCGTGGATCGAGACCGAGGCCGATCTCGCCAAGATGGAAACGGTCGTCCGGGTCAACGGCCGGGAGACCAACCGCTTCGCGACCCGCGACATGATCTTCGGCGTAGCACCGTTCCTGGTCGAGCTGACGAAATATTTTACGTTGTGGCCCGGTGACGTGATCTGGATGGGCACGGACGGCGCCTCGCCTGATATGAAGCACGGCGATGTCGTCGAGATCGACATCACCGGCATCGGGACGCTGCGCAACAGGTTCGTGCGGGAGGGGCGCTAA
- the galE gene encoding UDP-glucose 4-epimerase GalE → MTDRPTVLVTGGAGYIGSHACRALAAAGYQPVVYDNLSTGHRNFVAGPLVTGDLLDGAALARTFADHKVTAVMHFAAASLVGESMTDPQKYYINNVQGTLSLLQAMRDAGCHRIVFSSTGAVYGNADSKELPEDFPCAPINPYGASKWMIERMLADYRAAYGFGAFCLRYFNASGADPAGGIGELRDNETHLIPRAMMALQGHVDFAVFGDDYDTPDGTAIRDYIHVTDLAAAHLAALKLLEQGHAGGSFNLGTGAGFSVREILDAIKKETGREVPHTVKPRRAGDPTYLVADPSAARKVLNFVPRHSDLPTVIRTAWAWHQKAHPLRAR, encoded by the coding sequence ATGACCGACCGACCGACCGTCCTCGTCACAGGAGGCGCGGGCTATATTGGCTCGCACGCCTGCCGCGCTCTGGCCGCCGCCGGCTATCAACCCGTCGTTTATGACAATCTCTCGACAGGTCATCGCAATTTCGTGGCCGGACCGCTGGTGACGGGCGATCTGCTCGACGGAGCGGCGCTGGCGCGCACCTTTGCCGATCACAAGGTCACCGCTGTGATGCATTTTGCCGCCGCCAGCCTCGTCGGCGAGTCCATGACCGACCCGCAGAAATATTACATCAACAACGTCCAGGGCACGCTGTCGCTGCTGCAGGCGATGCGCGACGCGGGCTGTCATCGCATCGTGTTCTCCTCGACCGGCGCCGTCTACGGCAACGCCGATTCCAAGGAGCTGCCGGAAGACTTTCCCTGCGCGCCGATCAATCCCTACGGTGCATCGAAGTGGATGATCGAGCGCATGCTCGCCGATTATCGCGCTGCCTACGGCTTTGGTGCGTTCTGCCTGCGCTATTTCAACGCCAGCGGCGCCGATCCGGCCGGCGGCATCGGTGAGCTGCGCGACAACGAGACTCACCTCATTCCGCGCGCCATGATGGCGCTCCAGGGCCATGTCGACTTCGCCGTGTTCGGCGACGACTACGACACCCCCGACGGCACCGCGATCCGCGACTACATCCATGTCACCGATCTCGCGGCGGCTCATCTCGCCGCCCTGAAGTTGCTGGAACAGGGGCATGCCGGCGGCAGCTTCAATCTCGGCACCGGCGCCGGCTTCTCGGTGCGCGAGATCCTCGACGCTATCAAGAAGGAGACCGGGCGCGAGGTGCCGCACACGGTCAAGCCGCGCCGCGCCGGCGATCCCACCTATCTGGTCGCCGACCCCTCCGCTGCGCGAAAAGTCCTGAATTTCGTGCCGCGTCACTCCGACCTGCCGACGGTGATCCGCACCGCCTGGGCCTGGCACCAGAAGGCGCATCCGCTCAGGGCCCGTTAA
- a CDS encoding Lrp/AsnC family transcriptional regulator codes for MIEEQDTRILAHLQKDGRATNQQLAEEVGMSTSACWRRVRALEESGVIQGYAALVARERAGFAMSAILHVSLERHDAKFVDEFVARVTKRREVLECFATTGDADYHLRVVVQDMTAYNRFLDEFMFRIPGIRTVRSNVVLKEIKTGVTLPF; via the coding sequence ATGATCGAAGAACAGGACACGCGAATACTCGCCCACCTTCAGAAGGATGGCCGCGCGACCAACCAGCAGCTCGCGGAAGAAGTCGGCATGTCCACCTCGGCCTGCTGGCGCCGGGTGCGGGCGCTGGAGGAGAGCGGCGTCATCCAGGGTTATGCGGCGCTGGTCGCGCGCGAGCGTGCGGGCTTTGCGATGTCCGCCATCCTCCACGTCTCGCTGGAGCGGCACGATGCCAAGTTCGTCGACGAGTTTGTGGCCCGGGTCACGAAGCGCCGCGAGGTGCTGGAGTGCTTTGCGACCACGGGCGATGCCGACTACCATTTGCGCGTCGTCGTGCAGGACATGACGGCCTACAACCGCTTCCTCGATGAGTTCATGTTCCGCATTCCCGGCATCCGCACCGTCCGCAGCAACGTGGTGCTGAAGGAGATCAAGACCGGCGTGACGCTGCCGTTCTGA